One Eubacteriales bacterium mix99 genomic window carries:
- the tenA gene encoding thiaminase II — protein MRITQRLLDASKELWAACHAHPFVRGIADGTLDQKKFQYYMVQDYLYLFDYARVFAIGVSKARDRQTMRLFAGYISQILNGEMDIHKDYMRRLGISPEEAEQAPIALDNLSYTSYMLRVAYEGGPGEIAAAILSCALSYEAIAGKMVEDRPACADHPFYGEWIRGYADPGYAQANRKLIDATGRLTADDSEKQLRHLEEIFITCSRYEQTFWDMAWEMRK, from the coding sequence ATGAGAATAACGCAGCGTCTGCTTGACGCATCAAAAGAACTATGGGCGGCCTGCCATGCCCATCCCTTTGTCCGGGGAATCGCCGATGGCACCCTGGACCAGAAAAAGTTTCAATATTACATGGTGCAGGACTATCTGTATCTGTTTGATTATGCCAGGGTCTTCGCCATAGGCGTATCCAAAGCGCGTGACAGGCAAACCATGCGCCTGTTTGCCGGCTATATATCCCAGATCCTGAATGGAGAAATGGACATCCATAAGGACTATATGCGGCGGCTTGGCATCTCTCCCGAAGAGGCGGAACAGGCTCCCATAGCTTTGGACAACCTTTCCTACACCTCCTATATGCTCCGGGTAGCCTATGAAGGAGGCCCGGGTGAAATTGCCGCGGCCATACTATCCTGTGCCCTGAGCTACGAAGCCATTGCCGGGAAGATGGTGGAGGACCGTCCTGCCTGCGCGGATCATCCCTTTTATGGCGAGTGGATACGCGGCTATGCAGACCCCGGTTATGCGCAGGCCAACCGAAAGCTGATCGATGCGACCGGGCGGCTGACGGCAGACGATTCCGAAAAGCAGCTTCGGCATCTGGAGGAAATCTTTATCACCTGTTCCCGGTATGAACAGACTTTCTGGGATATGGCCTGGGAAATGAGGAAATAA